From the Brachybacterium sillae genome, the window GCATCACCTCCAGGTCTCACCGAACGGCCGCATCACGGGCCGTCCGGCCGATGATCGTCCCCTGTACGGCCCGCCGATCGACGGACCGCATCGGCAGGAGTCGCGCGGCGGGCGTCGCCGTCGCGCCGGGGAGCCCGTCACCGGGGAGCACGTGGCAGTCGACGCGGACGGTCACGTCTCCGCAACGCCCAGCGCCTCCGCCGAGAAGCTCCCTGTCGAGGAGCGCCCCGCTGAGCTGCCGGATGCGGCGTTCGCCCCGCGGCACCCGGCGCCGCCGTCGACGCCGTCAGAGCCGCGCCCCACCGCCTCGTCGACCGTCGACCCCTCCGCTTCTCGGGCGGCGCGGGAGGCGCGTGAGGCCCGCGCCCCGCAGCCGCCCGTCGGCGCGCCCCGCCATTCCGCGCCCCGTTCCGATGACGGGCGCCCCACCCTGCAGGATCTGCAGACCTCCTCGCGGCGCATCGCCCGCCAGACCCCCACGCGCGGTTTCCCCGGGGCGATCGCCCGCCTCACCGGGGGCGCGATCCTGTTGCCGCCGACCCGCGCCGAGCGTCTGCACCGGGACCAGGTCGAGCGGATCCGCAAGCCTCTGGACGGCCCGAAGAACGTCGTGGTAGTGAACCTCAAGGGCGGTGCCCACAAGACCACTGCCACCCTGATGCTGTCGGCCACGATGGGATCGGTCCGCGGCGGTGGGGTGCTGGCCTGGGACAACAACGAGACCCGCGGCACCCTCGGCTGGCGCGGTGTCCCGGCGGAGCATCAGCGCACCGCCCTGGATCTGCTGCATGACCTGGACCGGCTGGACAGCAGCACCGCCTCGGTGGCGCAGATGGACCAGTATGTGCGGCCCCAGGGTGAGACCCAGTTCGACATCCTCGCCTCCGATGAGGATCCGGGGTCGGCAGCCTCCATCGACGGCGCCGCCTTCCAGGCGCTGGACCGCATCCTGTCGCGTTTCTACCGCATCAAGGTGATCGACACCGGCAACAACGTGCGGGCCTCGAACTGGCTGGCTGCGGTGCATTCCGCGGACCAGTTGGTGATCGTCTCCACGCTGCGCGAGGACACCTTCAACGCGGCCGCATGGATGATCGACGAGCTGCGCGCCACAGGACTCAGCGAGCAGGTGGATCGGGCGGTGACGATCCTGTCGCATTCCGCCCCCGGCAACGGTGAGCGCGAGCTGCGCCGGCGGCTGCACGACCACTTCGGGGCCCACACCCGCACCGTGGTGGAGGTGCCGTACGAGAAGCATTTCGTCTCCGGCACGCCGTTGAACTGGTCGGCGCTGGAGCCGTACACCAAGGAGGCGTGGCAGGCGGCCGCCGCGGCGGTCGTCGACGGTCTCTGAGCGTCCGGCGAGGGCCGGTCTCCGCCCACCCCCGACCGTTCCTTCCCGCGGCGATGCGTCCGCCGCGTGATCTCTCCCCCGGGTGCCCGCGGCCCGTCCGTCTGTCACACCCGAGCCCTACCCTGGGTCCATGCCGATCCGCCTGAGCCTTGAGCAGGACCCCCAGCTCGGGTTCGCCCTGGGGCTGCGGGAGCCGACGGGTCCGCGCACCTCCCGGTATCGCGCAGATCTGGGGGCGGTGCGTCCACTGTTGCCGCCTCCGGTGCGGCAGGCCCTCGAGGGGGCACCGGATCAGCTGCGGCACCGGATCACCAAACATCTGCCGAACGGGGCGGAACGACGCCTTCCGGTGCTGCCTCTGGAGGGTGACGTGCTGGCCTCGCTCGCGGCGGCACTGGTGACGGTCGCCGCCGACGGGGGTGAGGACGATCCGGAGGGTGTCGTCGTCGGTCTCGTGGAGCAGCGGGCTCCCCTGCCCCTCGGCACCGAGGCGGAGGCGCTGCCGACGCTGCTGCCGATCGTCGCGGCCCGCGCCCGCGCCCAGGAGATCGTGGACGCGCGCCAGGTGGCGCCCCGCCTCGAGGAATCCCCGGCAGGGGTGCGCGCCCAGTGGCGCCCGGTCGCCGATGATGTGCATCCTCTGGTGGCGTTGATCGTCGACGCCCTGGCCCGGGGCGCCTTCGCCGACACCAGTCCGATGCCGGGGGGGAACGACCGGACCGCGACCACCGGTCCGGCGGCCTCGACCGTGGACGCTCTCGGCGCCGAGCTCTGTGCAGCGCTCGGTCCGCAGCGCGCTCTGATCTCTGCGGATCTTCCCCACCGGCGGCGTGTGGAGCGTGCGCTGGAGGACATGATCCGGGCGGCCCGACCGCAGGTGCAGCTGCAGTCCACCGACAACGCCCTGGTGGTGCGGCTGCATGAACCGCCGCTGGGGACCGGCTGGCCCTTGCAGACCTGCCTGCGCGAACCGGACGGGACCGTGCACCCGGTGGCGGATCTGAGGGCGGTCGGTGATGTGAGCCCGGCGGGGGCCGCCGAGGCCGCAGCGGAGGTGCTGCGCTTGGCCCCGACGGTGCGCACCGCCCAGGTGGAGGACACCGGTGTCGACTGGGTGCTCACCACCGCGCAGGCCTCCGCGTTCCTCGCCCACGACACCCCTTCGCTGGAGCTGGCAGGGGTGACGGTGCTGCTGCCCCGCCAGTGGACGAAGCAGCGGGCGCGAGTGCGTGCCGACGCGGTCGACGACCAGCACTCCGGTGAGGAGAAACGCCCCGCCGGGGAGAGCGTCGGCCTGCGGGCCATGGCGAGTTTCCGCTGGTCGGTGGCCGTGGGGGACGTGGATCTGACGGAGGACGAGATCGCCGAGATCCGAGAGGCGCAGTCGGAGCTGGTGCGGCTGCGCGGGGAATGGGTGCGGCTGGACCCGGGGACGCTGCGCGCGGCGGAACGATTCCTCGAGGCGTTCTCCCGGCGGGCCCGGCAGCGGTGGCGGGAGGACGGCCCGGACGGTTCGGGCGCAGCCCCCGGGATGCCCGATGCTCCCGCTGCGCAGACCTCCGCCTGCCCCGCCGAAGCGGTCTGCGCGGCCGGCGCGGCCGGCGCCGACACCCCCCGCCTGGTGCCCGCGCAGGTCGAGGGCGCCGCATCCTGGCAGGAGATGCTCTCCCTGATCGGCAGCGAGGTCGCCGAGGACGTCGAGGTCCAGTGGGGCCCCGAGGAGGGCCGAGATCGGCCCCGCGGGCCGGTCGGCCTCGCCGATCTGCTGCGCGGCGACGCGGACCTCCCCACCGTCGGGTCCCCCGCCACCCTCACCGCGACGCTGCGGCCCTACCAGCAGCGCGGCCTGGACTGGATGTGGTTCCTGCACGAGCGCGGACTCGGCGGGATCCTCGCCGACGACATGGGCCTCGGGAAGACGATGCAGGTGCTCGCACTGCTGTGCACCGAGCGGGAACGCACGACGTCGACGCCCATCGGCCCCACCCTGCTGGTGTGCCCCATGTCCGTGGTGGGCTCCTGGCAGCGGGAGGCCGCCCGCTGGGCGCCCCACCTGGCCGTGCACGTGCACCACGGGGGCGACCGGATCCGCGACGACTCCTTCGTGGAGGGCGCCCGTGAGGTGGACCTCGTGCTCACCACCTACGCTCTGCTGGACCGCGACAGCGAGATCCTCCGTGCCGTGCCGTGGCATCGACTGGTGCTCGATGAGGCCCAGCACGTGAAGAACCCCGACACCCGGGTGCACCAGGCGGCGCGGGCGATCCCGTCTCGGCACCGGCTCGCCCTCACCGGCACGCCGGTGGAGAACCGACTGCGGGACCTGCACTCCCTCATGGAGGTGGTCAACCCCGGTCTGCTCGGGCCGGCCGCACGTTTCCAGGAACGCATCGCCGATCCGATCGAGCAGGAGTCCGACCCCGCCGCGATCTCCCGGCTGCGTGCCTTGACCGGCCCGTTCCTGCTGCGGCGTGTGAAGACCGACCGGGCGATCATCTCCGACCTGCCCGAGAAGCAGGAGGAGACCACCCGCGTGAACCTCACCCCCGAGCAGGCCGGGCTGTATGAGGCGATCGTCGCGGAGATGATGGCTCAGGTGGACGAGGCCGACGAGCGGCAGCGCCGCGGTGTGGTGGTCTCCGCCCTCACGAAGCTGAAGCAGGTGTGCAATCACCCCGCCCACTATCTGGGTGACGGTTCCGCCCTGCTGCGCGACGGTGCGCACCGCTCCGGGAAGCTCGAACGCATCGACGACATCCTGGAGACGGCCTTCGCCGAGGGGGAGAAGGTCCTGCTGTTCACGCAGTTCACCGCCTTCGGGCACATGCTGCTGCCGTATTGGGAGGAGCGTTTCGGTCTGCACGTGCCGTTCCTCCACGGCGGGGTGCCGAAGGCGCAGCGCGACGCGATGGTGGCGCAGTTCCAGTCCACCCCGGATCAGCCGGGCGCGATGCTGTTGAGTCTGCGCGCCGGCGGCACCGGCCTCACCCTCACCGCCGCGAACCACGTGATCCACATCGACCGCTGGTGGAACCCGGCCGTGGAGAATCAGGCCACGGATCGCGCCTTCCGCATCGGCCAGCGGCGGAACGTGCTGGTGCGGAAGCTGGTGAGCGCCGGCACCGTGGAGGAACGCATCGACCAGGTGATCGCCGCCAAACAGGACCTCGCCACCAGTGCGGTCGGCAGCGGCGAGGGCTGGATCGCGGGCCTCGATGCGGAGGCGCTGCGGGAGCTGCTGGTGCTCGATCGGTCGGAGGTGCAGGGATGAGCGGGATCCGGTTGCGGGCGCAGCGGGGCGCGATCGGCCGCACCTGGTGGGCGGTGGCGCTGCGGGAGCGGCTCGAGGCGCACCTGGGTCCCGCACGCGCCACCGCCGGGAGGCGCCTGGCGCGGGCCGGGCGGGTGCAGTGGATCGATGTGGCGCCGCAGCGGGCCCGCGGCGGGGTGCTCGGGGATGACGGCTCCCTCGCCGAGCCCGAGATCGACCTGCGGGCGTTCCTTCCCGGTGACCGTGAGGTGTTCGTGCGGATCGCCCTGTCGCATCCGGAGCTGCCCGCAGCCCTCGCCGGAGGTGACTTCCCGCAGGCCGTGGAGGAGGAACTGCGCGCGAACGACGTGACCCTCCTGCCGCGGGAGACCGTCACGGAGGAGCTGAGTCACAACTGCTCCTGCCCGGACTGGCCCGGCCCCTGCGTGCATGTGGCCGCGCTCGCCTACGTGCTGGTGGAGGCCGTGGAGGAGCATCCGCTGCACCTGCTGACGCTGCGGGGGCTGCAGCTCGGGGATCTGGTCGCACCGGCCCCCACGCGGGGACCGGCACCGGATCACGCGCGGGGTGCCCGGTCGCCCGACGGGGCAGACCCCGCCCCGGTGCCTTCGGCCGGGGAGGCAGACCCCGCCGCGGCACCGTCGGCCGATATGCCGGCCGCGGACCCGGCCCCGCAGACACCACAGGACCGGGTCGCATTCGACCCGGCCCTGGTGGAGACGGCAGCGCTGGTGCCGCTGATCGGCGAGCGCGCCGCTGAGGCGTTGGGGGCGTTCTATCGCACCGCCGGGGATGTCACTTCCCGAAGCCGTCCTTGAGGTCCTTGGCGGCGTCCTTGATGTGCTCGCCAGCCTGGCGGGTGCCGGCCTCGGCCTGGTCGCCCGCGCCCTCCGCCTGCAGATCGCGGTTGTCGGTGGCGTCGCCGAGGCCCTCCTTGGCCTTGCCGGACAGCTCCTGGGCCTTGTTCTGGATCTTGTCGCCGAGGTTCATGGATCCTCCTCATGGTTCGCCCCGCCGTCTCTCGACGAGGTGGGGCGACGGTACCGCACCGTCCCGGGCGGCCCCTGGGCCCGCGTCACCCCAGCCGCCCTCGACTGTCGCCCTCGGCTGTCGTCCTCGACTGTCGCGGGGGCCTCCTAGAGTGAATCCATGCCCACGACGACCTCCCCTGCTCCCCTGCCCTCCGACGACGCCGTCCGCGCCCTCACCGAGCTCTTCGACACCGCTGTCGCCGAGCACCGCACCAGCGGCGTGACCTGGGCCGTCATCGGTGGCCACGCCCACGACGAGCGGATCCTCGCCCACGGCGCCGCCGGCCACCGCGCCCTCACCGACGGCACCCCCGACGAGGGCTCCGCCCCGATGGATCGCGCCACCATCTCCCGCATCGCCTCGATGTCGAAGTCCTTCACCGCCGCGGCGATCCTCCATCTGCGCGATGAGGGCCGACTGCGGCTCGACGAGCCCGCCGCCACCTACGTCCCGGAGGCCGCCGCGATCACCCCCGCCACGCCCGACTCCCCCGTCATCACGGTGCGGGATCTGCTCACCATGAGCGCCGGGTTCGTCACCGACAACCCGTGGGGCGACCGGCAGGAGTCCATGACCCGCGAGGAGTTCGCCCAGCTGCTGCGCGGGGGCCTGGGCTGGGTGCACCGCCCCGGCACCGGCTTCGAGTACTCCAACACCGGGTTCTCCCTGCTCGGCCGGATCATCGACGAGGTCTCCGGCGAGGGGTATGACGAGTACATCCGCCGGGTCTTCCTGGAGCCGCTGGGTCTGAGCGACACCGCCTACTCCCGCGACGGCCTGGACACCTCCCGGCTGGCGATCGGCCACCGTCTGAACGAGCGCACCGACGCCACCCGTTTCGAACAGGTGCCGTTCGACGACCCCGGCGTGTACGGGGCGATGGCGGGGCTGTTCTCCACCGTCGACGACGTCGCCCGCTGGGTGCGGTTCCTCGCCGCCGCGGAGCAGCCCGAGGCCGCGCAGGCCGAGCCCGAGGATGCGACGGCACCGTTGTCGGCGGCATCGCGCCGGGAGATGCAGCAGTTCCACCGGGTGCAGCCGATGCCGCCGCTGCCCGCCGGGGCCGACGGCGTCTCCCCCGGTTTCGACCGCATCCGCGCCTACGGGTACGGGCTGGTGGTGGAGCGGTTCGCCGACCTCGGAGAGATCGTCTCCCATTCCGGCGGCTACCCCGGGTACGGGTCCTTCATGGCGTGGCATCGCGACAGCGGCGTCGGCGTGGTGGTGCTCGCGAACTCGAAGTACGCCCCGGCGGTGCCGCTGGGCATGCAGGCGCTGCGGGCGTTGCGTCGGCACAGCCCGGACCTGCTGGCCCCGCGTCCGCTCGAGGCCGCTCCGCGAGCCCGGGAGGCCGCCGAGGCGATGCTGCAGTGGCTGCGCACCGGGGATGACGCCCTGGCGGATGCGTGGTTCGCCGACAACATGGACCCCGACATCTCCCGGGAGGAGCGGCGCCGGCGGCTGGACCTGGCGCTCAGCACCGCCGGTCTGGACGCCTCCGCGCTCGAGCAACTCACGGTCGACACCGCCCGGGTCATGTCGCGGGCACACCTGCGGTGGGTCCTGGAGCCCGTCGGGGAGGGCCACCGCGCCGCTCAGGTGGACCTGCTGCTCGACCCGCGCGCGCAGGCGCGGGTGCAGGCGCTCGACGTCACCACCGTCAGCGACTGATCGGGGACGCTCTCAGCCCAGCAGGCTTCGCAGGAGCAGGCCGGCGGCGCCGCCGAGGGTGATCGCGGCGGCCGCGCCGGCGCCGAGCGAGACCACCCAGGCCCGAGCCACCTCGCCGTCGGCGCCGGGCTGTGGTGACGCGGTGCGTCGCCCTGCCGCCCGGTACCCCGCGGCGGCGCCCGGCGCCTCCCGTGCCTCAGGCGCCTCCCGTGCCTCCCGTGCCTCCCGTGCTTCCCGTGCGTGCGGCACGTCCACCCCTTCGGGCCACGGTGGGAGCGTGTCGGCGACCAGAAGCGGCCGGCCGTCGGCCCAGTGCACCGGGCCGGCCGGTGGGGTCGGCAGGGCATCCCGGGCCGCGGCCGCGTCGCGGAAGCGATCGTCCGGATCCTCGGCGAGCATGCGCCGCACCGCCGCCGCGAACGGCTCCGGCGCCCCGGCGAGCTCCTGGTCGATCCGCGCCGCGGTGAGCTCCCGGTCCTCCCGCCGCGTGCGTCCGCTGAGCAGGGCGAGGGCCAGCACCCCCGCGGCATACACATCGTGGGAGGGTTCCGGGCCGGCCCCGTCGAAGAGCTCCGGGGCCAGATACCCGGGGGTGCCGTTGAGCATCCCCACATGCGTCAGCCGCACATCCCGGTGGTGCACGGCGATGCCGAAGTCACCGAGCCGGCAGTGCACCGGCACGAGCCCGTGCGCTTCCAGCAGCACGTTCGCGGGTTTCACATCGCGGTGCACCCATCCGGCGGCGTGCACATGGGCCAGACCGTCGAGCACCTGATGCAGGATCACGGTCACAGCTTCGGACCCCAGCGGGCCGTGCCGGGACACCAGCGCCTCGAGGGTTCCTCCGGTGACCAGAGGCAGGGCGATCACGACGTGCTCGTCCTCGGCACCCCAGCCGTCGGGCGTGAGCAGGTGCGGATGATCGAAGGTGACGCCCTTCTCGCGGGCGAAACGCAGCAGATCCTCCGAGTCCCGTTGCCGCAGCACCTTGGCCGCGCAGATCCGCTCACGCTTCCGATCCCAGGCACGCCACACATCGCCCGAACCCCCGCGGGCGATGCGGTCGATCAGCGCGAAGCGCCCGGCGATGACGTCGGCCATGATGCGGCCATCGTAGGAGCGGCACCCGCCCTACCTCCTGGCTGTGCACAATCCGCAGGCCACGCCCCCGCCGCGTAGCATGAGCGCGTGTTCGTCCCGGCCGGTCCCCCCGAGTGGCTCGACCTCACCCGCGCTCCCGATCCCGACCCCACCCTGTTCTGGGTCGGCATCGCGGTGATCTGTCTGCTCACCGTCGCCACGTGGGTGGCGATGGCGGCGTGGCCCGCGCGGCCCGGGGATCATGAGGAGGGGCTGCGCCACAGCGTCGAGCGGGAGGAGCGCGCCGCCCGCACCGTGCGCCGGGCCCAGGAGGCCGAGGCCGGGCGCGGCGACCCCAGCGCGCCCGACATCCGCTGACGCCCGCCCGCCGACCACGCCCCGTCCCGCACCCCACCAGACCCCCGCGCCCCGTCCACCGACCCCGCCCCGGGGGCGTTCAAGCGCTGTTCACCGAGCGGTGCGCCACCGCTCACCCCCTCCACCTGGCATCGTCACCCGTGCCCCCTAGCCTGCCGAGACGTCGCGGGCGCGCTCCCGTGCGCCCCGCCGCGCACCGGCCACGCCCCGATCCCCGACACACCGCCTCCAGGGAAGGGAGCCCGGCATGGACGCCGCACGCCTCGTCGTCGTCGCTGTCGACGGCGCCTCCCCCGGGGAACTGGAGCGCATCCTCGACACGCTACCGGCGCGCCCGACGCCCTGCCGGGGCCTCACGCTCGTCGGAGGCGGCCCCTCCGAATCAGACCCCGCGCTGGTGAGCCTCTCCACCGGCCGCACCGTCGCCGCCACCGGGGTGCCCACCCAGGTGCCCTTCGATCCGAGTCACAGCGGGCCGCGCGCCCACTGGTTCGCCGCGTCCCTGCTTGCACCGACGCTGTTCGATGCCGGCCACGCCCAGGGCCGCGCCACCGCAGCGATCCGCTGGCCCGCGACCGCCGGCGCCCCCATCCACTGGTGTCTGCCGCTGGTCGAGCAGCTGCGCGACTACCCCGACCGCTGGGCCATGACCCTCGCGACCAGTTCCCCGCGGATGGCGCAGGGCCACCTCGCACCGCGTCGCGACGCCGGGGTGCGGCTCGGCGCGGTCCCGAAGGATGCCTTCGCCGCCGAGATCACCGCCGAGGTCGTGCGAACCCACCGGGTGGACCTCCTGGCCCTGCGCCTCGCGGACCTCTCCGAGGCGCGTCGCCGCGACGGGGTCGACTCCCCCGGGGTGCGGCGAGCCGTCGGGGACCTCGCCACGCACTTGGAGCAGGTGCTGACGGCTGTGCGCCCCACCCCGGAGGACGTGGTGGCGGTCCTGCCCGGCCGCCCGCTGGTGCCGGTGACACACCTGGTCCACCCGAACGTCGCCCTGGCCGACGCCGGGCTGCTGCGCACCGACGGCACCGGTCTTGCGTCGTGGTCGACGCTGGTGTGGCCCGACGGCCCACACGGTGCCCTGCACGTGCGCCGCGACCTGCCGGAGGCCCTGCGGGAGGCCGCCGTCGACACCCTGTTCGCTCTCGCGCGTCGGGCACCTGTCCGGGTCAGGCCGGTCGACGACGGGCTCGGCGCGACCGTCGACACCGACGTGATCGCGGTGATCGACGGGGATCTCGGCACCGTCATCGGTGGGTCCGCCACCCAGCGGGAGATCGTCTCCGGGGAGGACCCGTACTACGCCGGACCGCGGGCCGTGGCCGACGCCGAGGCACCCGTCGGGGTGCTTCTGGGTGGTCAGGCGGCTGACCGCATCGTCGGCCCGCAGTCCTGGGCGTCGCTGGGTCGCGCGCTCGCGACGGTCGCGGGACTGCCGATGGGGCCGTCGACCCAGGTCTCAGCGGCCCCAGGGCAGGGCGTCCCGCACCCAGTTCCGCAGCCGGCGCGTCCATGAGCAGCACGCCGCACGGCGCGCATCCTGCAGGGCTTCCAGGTCCGGGGCGTTGAGCCGCAGGTCCAACGCGGGGTCGTAGAGGGCGTCCGGGCGCGGCACCGCCCCGATCTCCTCCGGGCCGATCTCCACGCCCCACCGCAGATGCGCCACCGGGTCGCGGCGCCAGTCACGGGTGAGGCGCAGCACGTCCACAGCCTCCAGGCCCTGGCCGGCGAGGTCCCGCAGGAGCTGCTGCGCACCGACCTCGAGTGCGTCGAGAAGGTCCTCGTCGCCGGCCCGGTCGAACAACGCCGTGAGCTCCACCGGCACCAGGTTGCCGTCGACGTCGGCGATGGCCCCGGCCTGCCAGTGCACTCCCACCGGCCGCCCCCTCTCGGTGAGCCGCAACCGCTGCACCACCACCCGCAGGGTTCCGGGAGGGGCCAGACGCGACCCCGTCTCCTCCACGGCATCGACCAGGCAGGTGGGCAGGGTGCCCTGCCACGGGGCCTCCGCCCCGGTTCCCGATCCGACCATCCGCCCAGGATAGGCGCGGAATCCACTACGCTCCCGGCATGCATGCCGACGGCCCGCACCGCATCCGTTCCTCCGTCCGGGGCTCCGGCCACGGGGGCTGCGGGCCCGGGGACTGCGCGCCCGGGGACTGCGGGCCCGGGGGCTCTGGCCACGGCGGTTCCGGGCCCGGGGCGGTGCGGATCCTGCCCGGTGCCGAGCACCACATCAGCGCCCTCGTCGCCCAGCGGGAGGACGCCATCCGGCACAGCCCAGGTCTGTGGATCGAGGAGGTCCCACCCCGCCCGGAGACCGTGGCGTGGGCGCGGGAGCTCGTCGAGCATGGTCGGGTTCTGGTCGCCGAGGACACCGGCACCGATCCGGGAACCTTTCTCGGTGCAGCGTGGGTCGGACCGTTGCTGCCCCGTTCCGGGTACCGGCACACACTGGAGGACTCGGTGTATGTGGAGGCGGCGGCGCGGGGGCGCGGCGTGGGGCGTCTGCTGCTGGAGGCCCTGGTGCAGCACGCTCGCCACCTCGGTGGCCATTCCATGGTGGCGCTGATCGAGGCGGGCAACGGGCCGTCGCTGCGGGTGCATGAACGGTGCGGATTCACCCGCGCCGGGTTCCTGCCAGAGGCGGGGCGGAAGTTCGGACGCTGGCATGACCTGGTGATCATGCACCGGGGGTTGTGAACGCAGAGCGGTGCAGGAGCGAGGGGCGCGGCCGCGAGGGGCACCACGCACGTCGGCCCGACCACTCGCGCGTTGGCCCGGCGACCCGCACGTCGGCCCGGGAATGTTGCAACCCACGCTGTAGTTGAATATTCTACGACTATCTCGCGGTGGCGTGGCACCCCGGGCCGATCTCTCCGGGCCCGGTGCCCGACCCCCGCCAGCGCCACCCCTCGACCACTCCCAGGAGGTCACCATGAGCGAGACCACCACCCGCCCCCTCACCTTCGGACTCGACACCTTCGGTGACACCACCGTCGGCCTCGACGGCACCCCGCTCACCCACGCCCAGGTGCTGCGCAACGTCATCGCCGAAGGCGTGCGCGCCGACCAGGTCGGCGTCGACCACTTCAGCGTCGGCGAACACCACCGCCCCGACTTCACCATCAGCGCGCCCGACACGGTGCTCGCGGGCCTGGCCACCGTCACGGAGAACATCACCCTCGGCACCGCCGTGGTGGTGCTCAGCTCCGACGATCCGGTGCGCGTGTTCGAACACTTCTCCACCATCGACGCCCTCAGCAACGGCCGCGCCGAGATCACCCTGGGCCGCGGCTCCTTCACCGAGTCGTTCCCCCTGTTCGGCTTCCAGCTGCAGGACTACGAGAAGCTGTTCGAGGAGAAGCTCGATCTGTTCGTGAAGCTGCTCCCGCAGAAGCCCGTGACCTGGTCCGGCACCACCCGGCCACCGCTGACCGACCAGCGCGTCTACCCCGAGATGGAGCGCACCCTGCCCACCTGGGTGGCCGTCGGCGGCAGCCCGAACTCCGTGGTCCGCACCGCCTCCCACGGCCTCGGCCTGCGCCTGGCGATCATCGGCGGCCCGGCCGAACGCTTCGCCCCGTACGTGAACCTGTTCCATCAGGCCTCCGAGCAGCTCGGCAAGGGAGCTCTGCCCGTGGCCGTGCACTCACCCGGCCACATCGCCGACACCGATGCCGAGGCGATCGACCAGCTGCGCGACGCCTGGATCATGAACCGCAACAAGATCGGTTCCGAGCGCGGTTGGGGCCCCAGCGGTGAGGCCGAATACCAGGCGGAGATCCAGGGCGGCAGCCTGTACGTCGGCAGCCCCGAGACCGTCGCCCAGAAGATCGCCCGCACGATCGACCTGCTGGGGCTCGACCGCTTCGACCTCAAGTACTCCACCGGCACCGTGCCGCACGAGCACCTCATGCACTCGATCGAGTTGTACGGCACGGAGGTCATCCCCCGGGTGCGGGAGATCCTCGGCCGCTGACGCCGGCGGGGCTGGCGCCGGGCGCATCCCCCATGCCGTGCCCACCCGGCGCCGCCCCGTGCGCACCAGGCCCCGCCCCGTGCGCGATATGCGCGCCCGCTCCCGCCCCCGCCCTCGCCCCGTGCGCGATGTGCGCGCCTGGTTTCCAGTACGTGGAAACCAGGCGCGCACATCGCGACATCGGCTCGGGAATCGGCGCACCCGCACTGCCCCGTCCCGCGGCGTCAGTGTCCCTCGGCGCCCCCGGGCAGCGGGAAGGTCAGCGGGGCCTCGCACAGCCCCAGGTGGCCGCGCACGGCCTCGATCTGCGCCCGACGCGCGTACTGCACGGACGCTCCGCCGGGAAGGAACGGATGGTTGTGCACCCCGCCGGGCACCTCCACGTACTCGACGTCCACACCCGCGGCCACCAGGGCATCGCGCAGGCGACGGGAGTCACCGAGCAGGAGGTCGCGGTCCCCGGCCAGCAGG encodes:
- a CDS encoding GNAT family N-acetyltransferase, whose product is MHADGPHRIRSSVRGSGHGGCGPGDCAPGDCGPGGSGHGGSGPGAVRILPGAEHHISALVAQREDAIRHSPGLWIEEVPPRPETVAWARELVEHGRVLVAEDTGTDPGTFLGAAWVGPLLPRSGYRHTLEDSVYVEAAARGRGVGRLLLEALVQHARHLGGHSMVALIEAGNGPSLRVHERCGFTRAGFLPEAGRKFGRWHDLVIMHRGL
- a CDS encoding serine/threonine-protein kinase, with protein sequence MADVIAGRFALIDRIARGGSGDVWRAWDRKRERICAAKVLRQRDSEDLLRFAREKGVTFDHPHLLTPDGWGAEDEHVVIALPLVTGGTLEALVSRHGPLGSEAVTVILHQVLDGLAHVHAAGWVHRDVKPANVLLEAHGLVPVHCRLGDFGIAVHHRDVRLTHVGMLNGTPGYLAPELFDGAGPEPSHDVYAAGVLALALLSGRTRREDRELTAARIDQELAGAPEPFAAAVRRMLAEDPDDRFRDAAAARDALPTPPAGPVHWADGRPLLVADTLPPWPEGVDVPHAREAREAREAREAPEAREAPGAAAGYRAAGRRTASPQPGADGEVARAWVVSLGAGAAAAITLGGAAGLLLRSLLG
- a CDS encoding alkaline phosphatase family protein → MDAARLVVVAVDGASPGELERILDTLPARPTPCRGLTLVGGGPSESDPALVSLSTGRTVAATGVPTQVPFDPSHSGPRAHWFAASLLAPTLFDAGHAQGRATAAIRWPATAGAPIHWCLPLVEQLRDYPDRWAMTLATSSPRMAQGHLAPRRDAGVRLGAVPKDAFAAEITAEVVRTHRVDLLALRLADLSEARRRDGVDSPGVRRAVGDLATHLEQVLTAVRPTPEDVVAVLPGRPLVPVTHLVHPNVALADAGLLRTDGTGLASWSTLVWPDGPHGALHVRRDLPEALREAAVDTLFALARRAPVRVRPVDDGLGATVDTDVIAVIDGDLGTVIGGSATQREIVSGEDPYYAGPRAVADAEAPVGVLLGGQAADRIVGPQSWASLGRALATVAGLPMGPSTQVSAAPGQGVPHPVPQPARP
- a CDS encoding LLM class flavin-dependent oxidoreductase; this encodes MSETTTRPLTFGLDTFGDTTVGLDGTPLTHAQVLRNVIAEGVRADQVGVDHFSVGEHHRPDFTISAPDTVLAGLATVTENITLGTAVVVLSSDDPVRVFEHFSTIDALSNGRAEITLGRGSFTESFPLFGFQLQDYEKLFEEKLDLFVKLLPQKPVTWSGTTRPPLTDQRVYPEMERTLPTWVAVGGSPNSVVRTASHGLGLRLAIIGGPAERFAPYVNLFHQASEQLGKGALPVAVHSPGHIADTDAEAIDQLRDAWIMNRNKIGSERGWGPSGEAEYQAEIQGGSLYVGSPETVAQKIARTIDLLGLDRFDLKYSTGTVPHEHLMHSIELYGTEVIPRVREILGR